In Girardinichthys multiradiatus isolate DD_20200921_A chromosome 18, DD_fGirMul_XY1, whole genome shotgun sequence, a single window of DNA contains:
- the stoml3a gene encoding stomatin (EPB72)-like 3a isoform X2 has product MISTASSTVEMVTQGKLEISEENVEAVTFPITLFMCVKIVKEYERAVIFRLGRISDRKPKGPGLFFVLPCTDNFVKVDLRTVSFDIPPQEILTKDSVTVSVDGVVYFRIHCPISSVANVSNAHSSTRLLAQTTLRNVLGTKNLSELLSDREGISLSMQKTLDEATDPWGIKVERVEIKDVKLPQQLQRAMAAEAEASREARAKIIAAEGEMKASRALKEASLVLAEAPSALQLRYLQTLNTIAAEKNSTIIFPLPIDTMQSFMQRKL; this is encoded by the exons CAGTAACCTTCCCAATCACACTGTTTATGTGTGTCAAG ATAGTAAAGGAGTATGAGCGAGCAGTCATTTTCAGACTCGGACGAATCTCAGATCGAAAACCTAAAGGACCAG gcctcttttttgttttgccctGCACTGATAACTTTGTGAAAGTTGATCTAAGGACTGTGTCATTTGATATCCCTCCACAAGAG ATCCTAACCAAAGACTCAGTCACAGTGTCCGTGGATGGAGTTGTGTACTTTCGCATCCACTGTCCCATTTCGTCTGTGGCCAATGTTTCCAACGCACACTCATCCACACGACTGCTTGCACAAACCACTCTGAGGAATGTCCTCGGTACCAAAAACCTTTCAGAGCTTCTGTCTGACAGAGAAGGAATTTCACTAAGTATGCAG AAAACCCTGGATGAAGCCACTGATCCTTGGGGTATCAAGGTAGAGCGTGTGGAGATCAAGGATGTGAAGCTGCCTCAACAGCTGCAGAGGGCCATGGCTGCAGAGGCGGAGGCCAGTCGGGAGGCCAGGGCTAAA atcattgctGCAGAGGGCGAAATGAAGGCTTCCAGGGCTTTGAAAGAAGCATCTTTGGTTCTAGCTGAAGCCCCGTCTGCTCTCCAGCTGCGATACCTGCAGACTCTCAATACCATTGCTGCGGAGAAGAACTCCACGATCATCTTCCCTCTGCCTATTGACACGATGCAGAGTTTCATGCAGAGAAAGTTATGA
- the stoml3a gene encoding stomatin (EPB72)-like 3a isoform X1, which produces MISTASSTVEMVTQGKLEISEENVEEKNAGRLGCFGWLLVIISVLFIAVTFPITLFMCVKIVKEYERAVIFRLGRISDRKPKGPGLFFVLPCTDNFVKVDLRTVSFDIPPQEILTKDSVTVSVDGVVYFRIHCPISSVANVSNAHSSTRLLAQTTLRNVLGTKNLSELLSDREGISLSMQKTLDEATDPWGIKVERVEIKDVKLPQQLQRAMAAEAEASREARAKIIAAEGEMKASRALKEASLVLAEAPSALQLRYLQTLNTIAAEKNSTIIFPLPIDTMQSFMQRKL; this is translated from the exons AGAAAAATGCGGGGAGGTTGGGATGTTTTGGTTGGCTGCTGGTAATCATATCCGTCCTGTTTATAGCAGTAACCTTCCCAATCACACTGTTTATGTGTGTCAAG ATAGTAAAGGAGTATGAGCGAGCAGTCATTTTCAGACTCGGACGAATCTCAGATCGAAAACCTAAAGGACCAG gcctcttttttgttttgccctGCACTGATAACTTTGTGAAAGTTGATCTAAGGACTGTGTCATTTGATATCCCTCCACAAGAG ATCCTAACCAAAGACTCAGTCACAGTGTCCGTGGATGGAGTTGTGTACTTTCGCATCCACTGTCCCATTTCGTCTGTGGCCAATGTTTCCAACGCACACTCATCCACACGACTGCTTGCACAAACCACTCTGAGGAATGTCCTCGGTACCAAAAACCTTTCAGAGCTTCTGTCTGACAGAGAAGGAATTTCACTAAGTATGCAG AAAACCCTGGATGAAGCCACTGATCCTTGGGGTATCAAGGTAGAGCGTGTGGAGATCAAGGATGTGAAGCTGCCTCAACAGCTGCAGAGGGCCATGGCTGCAGAGGCGGAGGCCAGTCGGGAGGCCAGGGCTAAA atcattgctGCAGAGGGCGAAATGAAGGCTTCCAGGGCTTTGAAAGAAGCATCTTTGGTTCTAGCTGAAGCCCCGTCTGCTCTCCAGCTGCGATACCTGCAGACTCTCAATACCATTGCTGCGGAGAAGAACTCCACGATCATCTTCCCTCTGCCTATTGACACGATGCAGAGTTTCATGCAGAGAAAGTTATGA